The sequence below is a genomic window from Sceloporus undulatus isolate JIND9_A2432 ecotype Alabama chromosome 5, SceUnd_v1.1, whole genome shotgun sequence.
ACTGACATCTTTCAGGGCTTCCAGGAACTCAGGATATTTGAGGGCATCTGATTTGTATTGCATTAAGAAACAAGCATGAGagttagtgtggtatagtggtttgaacattggactacgactttggataccagaattcaaatcctggctcgcccatggaaacccactaggtgatcttgggcaagtcacactctttcagcctcagaggatggcaatggcactcCCCTGAATAACCTTACCCcaacctaagtcagaaacaacttgaaggcacacaagaaacagGCACTTTGTATGATTAGTTTTATGAACCAGCTGGCATGACTGAAGTCTGGTGGGTGGCAGAGCCTTATATCCCTTTGCCTTCACCTTTCCCCAGCATCCCTTGTTCCAGTGCCAGAAGGTGGCACCGGAATGACCATTAGCATGCCCTAATGAAGCACTCCTGAAAGTGCCAGAGCAAATGAAACTTTCCAAAAAAATTATATGTACCAGCTGAGTCTTGACtaaccatttttctttttgatatCCCATCAACTGCATAAGTCTTGTAATGTGATGAGGTTAAAATATCCTTCACTGCcttcaggaaaggtagaggatggCATGCTAAAACCAGTACTGAAGTGCTATGAGGTTGAGCTAGACACTTTTCGGATTCTTTTCTGAacctgacacacacatacatacataagtgGAGGCTGTTCCTGGCCCTGCCCTATTTTCTGAAATCAAACATGAGTTACAGAAAGATTGTAAGGAATATTTACAACCTCCAGAAAAACTACACCAGGAGTTGATGAAGAAGCAGAGATTAACACATTGCCCTTCCTTACATAATCTGGGGTAGTGGACTATGAATAATTTAATGCTACTCCACTCGTTGTAGAAATGCCTTTAGCAGACAGTGTTGAATCCTTGTTACTAGCCACTTGTTTTGATGTCCTGATTAAAACTGGGAGGTAGAGCCAAAGAATGTGAACCGCTAATATAAATGTGTATCACTAATATAGACATTTATTGAGGGATTTGGTCACGTACTTGGCCAAACATTTATAACTCAAATGTGCACGTGCGTTGCATGTCCGTGTGCATATTTTTTCTCATTCTGGTcatgttaaataattttaaaaatgcagcacattGTGTTGTCCCTTTTTATTCTGACAAGAATGGAATGCTAGATCCTACTTACAGTaacagcatacattttaaaaaatagcaaaacaGGAAACTTTTTATCTATTCTGTGAAAACCAAGTATGAATCAAGAAATTTATTTCAACTCAACAGACCTAATTTCACCACAGAACTTCAGATATGGTGACTATGATCTAAAGCATCTTAAATCAAGGGACTTTGCTTGCTGCCCTTGTTCTCTCAGTACCCAGAGCAAGCAATTCTTACCTCATTAGAGATCACATTAATCAGTGTCCCCTACATTTTGAGTGACAAAGGGATGTATGCTTCTTGAACCGTGAGTACATATTTGAAACTGATTTTGTGAAAAGAATGGGAAGAGCCCTTAAGTAACTGTTTTCCACCTTCACCATGGTGAGGATATGTGGCAACACTGGTAAGATGCCAACCAAGGGGTTCCACATGAGCTCCCAAAGCTATGTAACCCCCTGTCCTGTGTAATCTAGTAAcagctgaaaataaaaagaaaaagaattccaGAGAGGGACAAATGCTTACAACCACACGGTATTATTTCTGACCCTTTAATCACTTTTAAAAGAGCACTGATATTACTATAGGCATTGCCCAAAAGAATAactggaagcaggtctgagatcAGGGTAGTTTTAGGTAAataaatttagttttaaaataaatgaagaacTGAAGGGATTTTTTATGCTGCAAACCCATTTTTTTCCTAATAGAAGACTTGAATGGTAATTTTACTCTATTGAATTAATGAACAAGAATtattagaacaacaacaaaactagtaCCACAAGTACCaagtttaaaatattacaatgttTTTATATAAAAACATAACTAGGGTCAGCATCCTGTTAGCAAACATCAGCACAATGCTAATGGAGTTTTTTTGTCATTGTGGGAGGAATTTCCTGCCTCCCTTACACAATGTGTCCCACTCCTTCACAGCTCACCTTCCTCCTATGCCTCCCCAACCCATAATGGCCATGTGGTGGCCAGTACAGAGCTGTAGGTGAAGGATGCCATCCTCCAGGACAGCTGGAGGATCCAGATTCCTCTGGCATTGTACATATAACAATAGACACAGGCAAATGCTCTCCTGGCACCCCCAACCTGTTCTCGTTTAGCCTCTACATGGTCATGTTGGTGGAACTACCTCAGGTGGGAGGTGATGGTGTGAAGGCTGTTGTTCCACCTGGGTGGAACTTTATGCTTCATCTCCTGGTGCAGGATCTAGGCCTAGATGTTCACACTGCTTGCAAAAATCCAAACAACAAATACTCTGAAAACATTTATGATTGATCAACCAATTCCAGTGCAATGTTGCATTAAGATTCTTGAAAAATAACATACTTTTGTactctttcaaaatattttgcatcaGTCTATATTCTTAAAACAGTTCTGCCTGGCTAGGAAAAATATGTTAGCACAACCATTTCTATTGGCTGCCGACAGACTGGGCAGGGCTTGTTCCGCTTCTTCAATTTTTTGGCACATGTGAAACATGACACAATATGTCCTGTCCTTCCATGTATTATGCAACCATTTTTTGGGTGAGTTTGGCATATGATGCATGGGTCTACATCGGACCTAGATAGAATGGATTCTGGGCTTTTGCCTTTATCCTCAGTATCTTCCTTCTCAAAATGTTTAGCGTCTTCTTGACTGCTGCACAGCATACTGCTAGATGTAGATGGCTGAGAATATGCCTCACTTTCCTGAGATTCTAAGTTTTGTTCTGCATCCTCTGTTTCCTTCtcatttattttccctttcttacAATCAGGAACATCAAAACCATCCTCTTGATCTAATTCTGTTGTCTTTTCAGGGTCTAGTGATGTGGAGTTTTCATGTTTGCTCATTTTAGACTTCTCAGTGTTATCAGGGAGCCAATCCTCTCGAAGAGCCCAGCATCTGAGACAATGGCGTGGCAAGGGTGGGTTCATTTCATTGCAGTTTGAGCATTTCCAATAATCCTTTAATGAATTATATATGAAACAgcatgtatataaataaaatttaaagaaaagGCACAGATCAACAATTCAGCATTTTTAGAAGGCAGACACACAGCATGTAAGAAAAACACTAATGACAGCCTGTAATGTCCCCTGCCATCCACATCTTCACATATGCATATGTTGGCCTGGGGACTTTGTCAGTCAGCCCACCAATTCTTAACCATCCAGTatcctaaggcctgttacagactgccaaaataaagctgcttcgggtctctttggaggtatgatgtttaaatgatgcatgcatcctaagaatcgggaagctgcaccaaagctgcactccagtgcttaggaatggagtgtggctttggcgcgacctctggactcttaggacccatacatcatttaaatagcatacctccaaagagatccaaagcagctttattttggcagtctgtaacaggcctaagtaagcTTTCTGAGATGCCCAGATTCAAGGGAGAATGATGTTTCATGCACCTCTCTAAGAGTACCAAAATAATTAGTTGCATCACGCAATAgtatgaatttcagcaggtgtccTAAATGAAAATTCAGGGGTCTTCTGCATTCTcaaatgtggcttctgtaggacAGCGGGATGGTACTAAGTTACTCTGGCAACTGGGAGAATTTTGAAGTAAGGATTACATGCTATCACATAAATAAACTTGaataaatcaaataattaaaaCCTTTATGTCAAACGTCAATCCACCTATTCCTGTTCATGAGATGTGCATTTAAAAGCACATTCAAAACAGCACGTTATTGGAACTACAGTagaccctccatatttgctggggttaggggtgaaggacccctatgAACGTGAAAACCCCCCACAAATAACTCCCCttccactattcccttctccttttgtatcatgtctttttagattgtaagcctgagggcagggaaacgtctattatcccctctgttgtaagccgccccgattcccagtgattgagcgacatataaataaatcttcttcttcttcttcttattattattattctatggtcaacatctgccagaagttgataatagagtcatgctggaggatctacaaatctctaaagaagtgttttccctCATAGGAGGAAGGTGTAAATCTATTTTTatcctgaaattattttttaaaaagtgtacttGTTGTCCAGTACACACCAGAGCAGCAGAAGTGGCAACCTGGGTGGGTCTTTGGGACAATTTTGATGCTAAGGGGATCTGCCATGGGTTATACCATCACCCAAAGGGTGTTTTTAGTGGTTGTCTCAAAATCATAAGTAACTGCAAGTTTTCAACGGTTTTtgaaaccccctttgaacaaactaACAACAAAGCAGGTTCCAAAGGTTTCAGGTGAAGCAGTCCTTCTTTTCaaagaacaatatatattttggtggggtagggatggggggggggtgagcacATGTAATTCATAGATTGCCCACACGTGCACTAGAATCTGtggggtctttttttttaatgcgaACAATGCAATTTGTGCAAAGCCAAGAATTTACTTACAGCCACTGAAATTTCAGGATCATCATCAAATGAATCCATATCACTGTCTTCAGTCTGATATATTGTTACTTGATATATCTGATGGAAGGAAATGGTTAATGCCTTATTAATGTTATAATTTACACCAAAACCATGTTGTTACAACATGAGAGGGAAAATGTACTCGTATAACTATTTTAGTTCTCTTCCATTTGTTGCCAGTAGGACATAGATGGCTTTTCCATTTTGCAAGGAAACAGTACAGTCATTTCTGTCCTTGCAACCACTTGATCCATCAGTGGTTTAATATGGATTTTCCTAATTTCATGTTGAACTGGGTTCTCAACCTAAAATACAGgctattttataaagaaaaaaatatagtttTGTATCTGTCAAGAACATATATTCAAACTGAcagttatattttttatttatcctGCTTCCAAATTATATACATATTGTtggtaaaaacaacaaacagtaaaGATTAGATAACATGGGAAGAAGCCTAGGTAAAAATCATCTATGGAAGACAATAAGCTGAAAAAAGGATTCAAATCAGTCTCTGTCATCTTCTGGATCTCTCTTAGGAAATATGAAAGTTACAAAACATATTCTGAAAAGAGACACAGGGCACTGTAGAATGTACTTGGCAATTAAATCCCAGAGTCATCTAAAATGCTGTCAGGGGAAGATCTTTCATGTTGCCAAGACCTACTACCAGACAGACTAGCCAAACAGTCTGACACAATAATAGTTTGGTTTTCTGTGTTCTATGAAATTTGAACACAGTGAGCTGAAAGCAGACATTAGACTTCCTGATGTCATGGAGCTGAAAACTCAGTATTTCATTTGTCTTATTAATTTTAGTGGGCTTATTCTAGTCATGAGTAAGTCTGGATCCAATCTAGTGCTCATAGACATCACTTTCTGCACTAACCTGCCAACTAACTGTATAACTCGTACATCATGAGTATAACATACCTCATCATCCTCGTCTGTAAGTTCAAGTCCTTCCTCATTAGGGCTATAGTCGTCTGAATAGACAGATTCAACTTCAAATTCAACACTGAACTGATCTGAAGCTGAATCATCATCCAGCCAGTCACTTAAACTGGCACTGTGATCCTAAAAGTGAGACAAAGATGTACTGCTTTTTAAATAGGTTAGTGACTAGAACAACCATAATGCAATTAACAGCTTTCTAGTCCATAAAGTGGAAGTGGTACATTCCTATAGAATGCActagtaatatatatatagaaatgggGGGGAGGGTTGTTTGCTTGAAGTAACAGAAATAAACATGCAGTGTCACAGAGACTAATAAAGAACAAGCAAGCAAACTGCAACTAATTTGTACTTTTTATAACCAAAAATACAGAGGTTTCATATGCTaagatacatattttatttacaaGCAGCTATTCACATATGAACAGGCAGTGATGAAATAACACCCACTACCACATCTAGCTCCAataggcctgcctggaagaagacaagccctcccttcatccaccatcttgagggagagagaggcaggctagctccaacaggcctctgagggagaacaTATTTCCTGGACTTTTCCGCTTCCTCaatgtcattcccttctccttttgtgtcttgtctttttttagatggtaagcctgagggcagggaaatgtctaatttacaaattgtaagccgctctgatagccttggctgaagagcggggtataaataaatattattattattattatgtgcaaaGGCCTGCTGCATGATATAGACTTAGAGCCAACTGCTATTTCTAACTAGGAATATcccactgaatcaacagaacTCTTATGCGTACTGATTTACCAAGTTCCATAGATTTATTGAGACCAGCAATTGGACTGAGGCCAGTATCCTGCAACACAGGAAAACCAAATGTGGACAAGACCATATCAGTGATGAACATGCCTCCGTGCATGCGATTGCATTACAAGAGGGCAATGCACTTTGAAGGGAGTGAAGAAAGTCAATAGCAGTTCTTCATCGGAAAATCTTTAAGAACCATTCCAAAATTCCAAGAtaatccaccaccctctgaggctgtttATTCCACCACTGAAACACTCTTTCTGTGAAAAAGTCCTTCCTAATGCTCAGGTCTAATCTATTTTTTCAAAATCCGAACCCATTGATTCACGTTCTaatctttgaagcagcagaagggtaagcttgctccatcttctacatggcatcccttcaaatatttaaagatgactctcatgtcacctctcaagTCTTTTCAGTCTAAACATTTCCAGCCTCCTAAAccatttctcatagggcttggtttccagagctttaGCTTCTTGGATGAATTACTACACAATAGATGGAGAATACACTGTTAATCAAAAGTGGCTAAGAATTAAAGGAGGAAGCTGGAGGACAAAGGCTAATATATGTGAGGGCTAAATGTTGTCTTGATAAGGGTATTACTCCACTCTGAACATAATTAATGAAGGTGAAGGAAAGATGCACGTATCACCTTGAAGCATGTAATGAAGAACTTGTGCCACTTTTAATGTGCAATAGCGCATTGTTACAACACTCCTTAAGAGGACAAAAATCAGACTGCTCACACCAGCTATCTTTATAATGATCCTGACATGTAATTAGGTGATGGTGAACGCAGGAAGAGAACTGAGTCTTGAAAACAACTGAGAATATGTAGCTCATAGAGACTTTATCTTTTACACTGTGTTCCTACTGCAACACAGTATGTTTTTGTCTTAGAAAATAATAACAGATATCAAAAGGAAAAAATTTAGGCCATGGTCAAACAGTATTGGAATAACTGTTTCAAACTAAGAGGTCAAGTGTTCTTAATCAGGGGTCCATAGATTAGGTGGGAAAAGTGACACCTATTTCTTTCCTGTTAGTCTAAATTTTGTTGTCACTGTGAATGTTAAGTCTCCACGTGTTCATTGCTTTTTAATTCTTTTCAGCCCAGTCTATATGTAGGAAGTAAATTTCCAATGCAATAAGATAAACTTGATTCAATGTTtcctgtgtgtgtatattttgtgtatttttctggGTAGAGGATTCATAGCTTTCATAAGAAAGACAAAGGCCTTAATTACCCCCTCTAAAAAAAACAAGTCCTCATAAACACAACCCccacctcttccttctttttaatatttaaattaatatttaaacttATTGTAGGAGTAGGAACGATGGGGTGGGTAATAATAACAATCTACACAGAAAATTAGCTTCACTTTCCTTCCAGTACACCAACCTTGGTTTACAAGCAATCCTTCAAGTGCAGTACTACAGTTTTAACACATACATTTTTGTTTAGAAAACTTCTTAGGACATACGAGAGAGTTACAAAGCATTATTTCCCTAATGAAAACCCATTTCTACTTACTGGACTTGATGGCGATCCTGCAGAGCTGCTGCTGTTATTCTGATCACCACGTAATCCACTTACAACACACCATGAAAGGCTTTCATCAAATGAAAGAGAAATGCTGTCTGACTTATGTCGTTTTCTCTGTCTTTCATCATTAATATCTTCTGAACCATGTTCTTCTGCATGATAAGAAACAATTAGCTAGCTTATTATATGTTTTACAAATTCTAATTTTGTTCTGGATTGTCTTGATTGAGTGCCTATTTCTGCCAAGAGATTCCCTACCTCTAAAAGGCAAAGGCTTGTCTCCATTATTGTAACCACTGAATTTTTAATACTCCCCACTGAATTCTCAGGAAATCAAAAGATGTTTCTAACATGAAGTGTTAAAGCCCACAAAAGAACCATGAACAATCCAATTTTAACAAATTGGGATTTTACAGATTTTGTAAAACAATTCTTTACATTCTAGACCAAAGTAAGCTCCAATGGGTTCAATGGTGCCTAT
It includes:
- the MDM2 gene encoding E3 ubiquitin-protein ligase Mdm2 isoform X1 is translated as MCNESTKMASTADQAAADAGTSSGEGSSSSCRSGQEALVKPKPLLLKLLKCAGAQKDTFTMKEILFYIGQYIMSKHLYDEKEQYIVHCANDLLGDLFGVQSFSVKEHRQLYLMISKNLITVSRQDSNNVNPSVQNQSRCQLENGNTLKQELVQETSDTTTRRRAHSETEEHGSEDINDERQRKRHKSDSISLSFDESLSWCVVSGLRGDQNNSSSSAGSPSSPDHSASLSDWLDDDSASDQFSVEFEVESVYSDDYSPNEEGLELTDEDDEIYQVTIYQTEDSDMDSFDDDPEISVADYWKCSNCNEMNPPLPRHCLRCWALREDWLPDNTEKSKMSKHENSTSLDPEKTTELDQEDGFDVPDCKKGKINEKETEDAEQNLESQESEAYSQPSTSSSMLCSSQEDAKHFEKEDTEDKGKSPESILSRSDVDPCIICQTHPKNGCIIHGRTGHIVSCFTCAKKLKKRNKPCPVCRQPIEMVVLTYFS
- the MDM2 gene encoding E3 ubiquitin-protein ligase Mdm2 isoform X2; this translates as MCNESTKMASTADQAAADAGTSSGEGSSSSCRSGQEALVKPKPLLLKLLKCAGAQKDTFTMKEILFYIGQYIMSKHLYDEKEQYIVHCANDLLGDLFGVQSFSVKEHRQLYLMISKNLITVSRQDSNNVNPSVQNQSRCQLENGNTLKELVQETSDTTTRRRAHSETEEHGSEDINDERQRKRHKSDSISLSFDESLSWCVVSGLRGDQNNSSSSAGSPSSPDHSASLSDWLDDDSASDQFSVEFEVESVYSDDYSPNEEGLELTDEDDEIYQVTIYQTEDSDMDSFDDDPEISVADYWKCSNCNEMNPPLPRHCLRCWALREDWLPDNTEKSKMSKHENSTSLDPEKTTELDQEDGFDVPDCKKGKINEKETEDAEQNLESQESEAYSQPSTSSSMLCSSQEDAKHFEKEDTEDKGKSPESILSRSDVDPCIICQTHPKNGCIIHGRTGHIVSCFTCAKKLKKRNKPCPVCRQPIEMVVLTYFS